The Brevibacterium atlanticum genome segment TGGCTCCGCGACTGGCCGCCGCCTGGCAGGACGCGCTCGAACGCCGCGCGCCGCAGCGGCAGGAGCGTGCCCGCATCGTCGCGTGAGTTCAGCACAGACGCACGCCGTCCGCGACGATCTGCGAGGCGGTCCGCGGGACGGAACGCAGGGGCAGTCCGCAGACCGGGCGCCGAGAGCGAGCCTGCCGAGTCTGCGTACGATGAGAACATGGCAGAGAACAACGGTCTCACTCACGATGAGCAGTACTCGACGGCGGTGACCGTCGAGGACTTCCGCGACAACCTCGCCGAGGTGGAACGTCGCATTTCGGCTGCCGCGCAGCGGGCCGGTCGCGACCGGCAGGAGATCGAACTGCTGCCGGTGAGCAAGACGGTGCCCCAGGAGCGCATCCGCGCAGCGGTCGCGGCCGGGTGTCACAAGCTGGGAGAGAACAAGGTCCAAGAGGCCCATCGCAAGTCCGAGGAGATGGCCGATCTCGACATCGACTGGGCCGTGATCGGCCATCTGCAGTCGAACAAAGCCAAGGACGTCAAGATGTTCGCGAGTGAATTCCACGCCCTCGACCGGATCAAGGTCGCCCGCGCTCTCGACCGTCGCCTCGAAAGTGAGGGACGCAGCCTTGACGTGTACGTGCAGGTCAACACGTCCGCCGAAGACTCGAAGTTCGGGATGCTTCCCGAAGAGGGCGCGGACTGCGTGCGAGTCGGTCAGGCGATCTTCGGCAGGCGCTCTCTGCCCGATTCGGACTTTTGGCCGGAGAACGGCTGAGGGCAGCGGTTCGTTGGCCACATCATCGAAGGTCATCTGGTGGGTCGCCGGCCTCGCTCTCGGTCTGGTGGCCGGGTCGGTCGTGCCCGGGGTCGGGCCGGCAGCGGAATGGGCACTGACGCCCTGCCTCATCGTGTTGCTCTTCCTCACTTTCCTCGATCTTCCGTTCGAAGGGGCGGTGAAGGCGTTCGGGGACCTGCGTTTCCTGGCGGCGGTGGTGGGCGCGAATTTCCTCGTTGTGCCTCTCGTTGTGGCGGGACTGGTCACGGTCGTCGACCTCGGTGACCTCGTCGATTTCCCCGAACCGATGCTGTTGGCCGTGCTCGTCGTGCTGCTGTGTCCCTGCATCGACTACGTCATCGTCTTCACTCGCGCCGTCGACGGCAGGGCTGAGAAGCTGCTCGCCCTCACTCCTGTCCTCATGATCGCCCAGCTTCTCGTCCTGCCGGTGAGCATCTGGGCGATCACCGGGGGCAGGCTGAGCGCCGCACTGCCGGTGGGTCCGCTGGTCTCAGCGCTCATGCTCTTCATCATCATCCCGCTCCTCGCCGCGATCGTCGTTCGTCTGGCGGCACGACGGTCGGGGCGTGTGCAGAGTGGCGTGGATGCGGCCTCGTCACTGGTGGACCTCGTGATGACGCTGACCCTGCTGGTCATCGCCGCCTCGGTGGCTCCGCTGATCGGCGGCTCGATGAGCCACCTCGGCGGCGTTGTCCTCGTCTTCGTGGTCTTCGCGGTGATCATGGTCGGCCTCGGGTGGGTGGTGGCGCGCTGGATGCGACTCGAGGCCGGTTCCTCACGGGCGGTGGTGTTGTCGGCGGTGACGAGGAATTCTCTCGTCGTGCTGCCGATCGTGCGCGCCGCGACCGGCGACGGCATCGGCCCGGCCGCAGTGGTCGCGCAGACGTTGGTCGAGGTCCTCTTCCTCCTCGTCCTCACCCGGTTCCTGCCGAAACTCATCCCGGATACTGCGGTGTCCGAAAACCGCTAGTATTCGTGGTCGGCAGAGACCAGAATGGGACCATGCTCACCACCGACCAGTGCTATCAGGCGGTCACCTCTCGTGACAGACGCTTCGACGGAATGTTCTTCACGGCGGTGCGCACGACCGGCATCTTCTGCCGCCCGTCCTGTCCTGCCAGAACCCCACGACGGGAGAACGTCGACTTCTTCAGAAGCGCCGCGGCCGCCGCCGAAGCCGGCTTCCGCGCCTGCCGGCGCTGTCTGCCCGACGCCAGCCCGAACTCGCCGGAGTGGGACACCCGCGGCGATGTCGTCGCCCGCGCGGTGCGGCTCATCCGTGACGGCTGCATCGACCGGGTCGGAGTCGACGGCCTCGCCGCTGAACTCGGCTACAGTGCCCGCCAGCTCGGCCGACTGATGCGTGAGGAACTCGGTGCCGGACCGCTGGCGTTGGCGCGGACCGAACGTGTGCGCACTGCCCGGACCCTCATCGAATCCACAGCGCTGCCGATGAGCGAGATCGCCTTCGCGTCGGGATTCTCGAGCATCCGACAGTTCAACGACACCGTCCGGGACGTGTACTCGGCGAACCCCCGGCAGCTGCGGGGCGCGAGTGCGTCCGGTGCCGCAGCGTCGGAGCTCGTGCTTCGGCTGGCTTATCGCCCGCCGCTCGATCTCGACCACCTCCTCGACTATCTCAGCGTGCGTGCGGTGCCCGGAGTCGAATCCGTCGCAGACGGAGCCTATACGCGGTCGATGCGTCTGGCCCACGGGCCGGCGGTCGTCACGCTGAGTCAGGGGACAGGCGACTACATCGACTGCCGACTCCGCCTGGCCGACACCCGGGATCTGGGAAGTGCGGCAGCGCGGTCTCGGCGGATCCTCGATCTCGATGCCGATCCCACAGCGGTTTCCGCCACATTGCGCGCAGCGGGCTTGGCCGAGCTGGTCGACCGGCATCCCGGTATCCGCTCACCCGGGCATTCCGATCCGGTGGAGCTGGCCGTTCGTACTGTCTTCGGGCAGCAGATCTCGCTGGCCGCCGCAGGCACCCACCTGGGCCGCCTCGTCGCCGGGACGGGGGAGACGCTTCCAGCGGAGCTGTACGTGAACGGGGTCGATTCGCTCTTCCCCTCTGCCGAGGTGATCGCCGAACTCCCGGACGACCAGTGGGCACTGCCGCAGAAGAGGATCGCCACCATCCGTGGGCTGGCTCGCGCACTGGCCGACGGGGACATCGACCTCGGTGCCGGCTGTGACCGTGAGGACGCCAGTCGTACGCTGCTCGCTGTGCCGGGGATCGGGCCGTGGAGCCTCGGATACATCCGCATGCGTGCCCTCGGGGATCCCGATGTCTTCCTCCACACCGATCTGGGAGTGAAGAAGGCCCTGGCGGGTCTCGATCTCACTGACGAGGTCGAGACGCTTGCGGAACGATCCAGCCCATGGGGGTCCTATCTCACCCATCTGCTGTGGGCCGAACACGCCCGAACTCACACTGCCGAAAGGAACGACCCATGAGGACGACGCCGAGACAGAAGATGCCGACACAGACCGGGCCGAAGGCGCGGGCCGCGTCGTCACCGACCGCTGCGACACATCACGCGCCGGCCCGATTGACCGCTCTCGCAGTCCCGGATCTGACCGCCCGCCAACATCGAACGGTGATCGACTCACCCGTCGGTCCGATCATGCTGACCTCTGACGGCGCGCACCTGACCGGACTGTATCTCGAGGTCACGGACGCGGTTCTGGCGAGGGTGGCAGCCGCTTCCGGCACAGAACCGGAGACGAACGACGACCTGACGGTCTTCGCCGACACCGAGGCGCAGCTGGGGGAGTACTTCGCCGGTCACCGACGAGGATTCGACCTGCCGTTGGCGCCGCACGGGACCGAATTCCAGCGCAGCGTCTGGCAGGGACTGCTGGAGATTCCCTACGGGTCCACGGCGAACTACGGCGAACTGGCCGAAGCCGTGGGTCGGCCCAAGGCCGCGCGGGCCGTGGGTGCCGCAAACGGCAAGAACCCGATCAGCATCATCGTGCCCTGCCACAGGGTCATCGGAGCGAACGGCTCACTGACCGGCTACGCCTGGGGAGAGGACAAGAAACGCCGATTGCTCACCTTAGAATCCCACCCCTGACCCCTCTTACTACCTGACGGCGGCCCAGCAACCTCGCGCGAGGTTGCTGGGCCGCCGTCAGGTAGCAAATGGGGAATGACGAAGGGCCGAGATCCTTTTCGGAACTCGGCCCTTCTGCTGTGGAGGTAAGGGGATTCGAACCCCTTTTGGGCCGGTTTCAGAGAAAATTTGCCAATTATGACGTGCAGAGAAGCCCGAGTTCTCGCAGATCCTTGTAGATCTGTGCGAAATCCAACTGCCGTCTGTGGGGCATGATGCCCCGGGATTTCTGTCGCTTCCAACTGGGTTGAGTGCCAAGTACGTCATCGACTTTTGAACTAGATTTTAGCTACACCTGGCGCTTTCTCCACAGGAGCAGACCGCCGGCAATTGCAGCCGCAGAGAGGGGCAAGGCGATGAAGAGCTTGGCTGCAAGAGTCGTGCCGATTTCTTGACCTGTGTAGATCTTGCCGAGCGCCTCGAACCATTGCTTGAGCGGGTTCCACTCGAGAATATTCTGCATGACCTGCGGGAGCTCGGTGATCGGTACGGCAGCGCCCGAGCCGAAGTACATGACGAAGAACAGGACCGCGGAAATACCCTGGATCGCTCGAGCATCGAAAGGCAGCGAGCCGACGAAGAATCCGATGCAGCTCAGCCAACCGATCATCAAGAAGATGAGTAGCCAGAAGAACGGATTGGCCGCAGTAGGGAGGAGTCCGTGGGCAATTCCGATGACGATCGACACGACCAGCAGACCCAGGATAGAGAGAACCAGCATCGAAAGAACGAGAGCAGTACCGAAGTAGATGAGGGGCAATGGCAACGTCCGGTACCTGATATCCGACCGTCGAGTGCGCAGCTCGGACAGATAGATCGGCAGTCCCATGACGGCGAGATTCGCTACCGCCGTGCCGAGCAGAGCGGGAAAGATCAGGTCGATGTACCGCACCCCTTCATCGACCTGCTGCTCCGCAAACGGAAGCCCGATGAACAGGTAGATCACCAGTGGAAAGGCGAGGCTGAAGAAGACGGCGATCGGCTGGCGCAACAGAAGCAGCAGCTCTTGCAGGAACCATGTTCGAAGAATCGCCGCGCCGGATGCCGCGCGGGGCTGTTGCGAAGGGACAAAGAGGGAATTCTCAGTCGCGGCCATGATCACTCCGTTCTGCTTTGGTGGTGTCCACCATGGTGGCAAAGACATCTTCGAGTCGCACTGCTCCAGTCAGCAGGTCTCGATAGCGGACCTCACCCTGTTCGTACTGATCCTCCAGCGTACGGCTGAGTTGCTTGACCTCCTCGCGCGGCCCGAACACGGACAGCGAATTCGGGGAGCGTCCGACCTCAAGGCCACTGGCCTGCACCACGCGCTCGACTCGTGCATCGGGCGTATCCACGCGCATTCGCCAGTCACCGCCAGCGTGGTCCAGTATCTCGGCCACGGTGCCTGTGTCGGCCACACGGCCGGCCGACATGACAGTCATGCGATCGGCAAAGGCCTCCGCTTCAGCGAGGTCGTGAGTCGAGGTGACGATGGCAGTCCCCGCACTCCGGATCTCGCGGAAGAAACGCCACATCTCCCCTCGTCCATCTGGATCGACACCGCTGGTCGGCTCATCGAGAATCAGCAGTCGTGGGCGGCCTATGCAGGCGATGGCGACATCCAGACGTCGCTGCCATCCTCCTGAGAGCTTGTCGACGGATCTGCCCATATGCGGCCCGAGCCCCATGGCGTCGACCACTGCGTCGACGGGGCCTGGATCCTTGAACAGGCAAGTTTTGGCTTGAATCGCTTCCTTCGCCTTGATTCCGCTCGGAAGTCGTGATTCCTGCAGCTGGACACCAGTCGTCAGTCGAGCGTCGCGGCCACCAGGCTCGAGCTGGCCGCATATTCGCGCACGACCGGAATCCGGACTCCGCAGACCCGACAGGATCTCCAACGATGTGGTCTTGCCCGATCCGTTCGGCCCGACCACGACGAGCACTTCACGGGCGTGAACATCGAGATCGACGGAATCGACTGCAGTCTTCGCGCCGTACCTCTTCGTGACTGAATCAAGCATTCCGACAGGGTGGTCTGTAAAGGTCATGGGGTCACCCTATCGAGAAGACCTGCGCGAATCGATGTATTTCTCCGATCTACGGTAGTTATCTATATCAAGCTTTACCTCACCGTTGACGGCAATTCACGATCCGTTAATCTGAGATGCGCTCCCGGGTTGATCACTGGCAGGCTGCTGGACGCGCGTGAAATGTCGATATCTAATCAAGCATTAAATTAGTTCACCTGTGGTTGAACACATCGCGACATTGCAAGCCGCGCTCAGCTGGAGGTACTCTCACATCGCGTACACCCGGATTCCGGCAGCAACGGCACATTGTTGAGCGGTCGAGCCAGTCCAGAGACCAATGCACGAACGTTACCAGATCCACAGGCATCGTGACGGCAAGTGGATTTGGCTGTTCATCTATAATTAACGATAGCTTGAGAGCTCGATCATAATGGTAGTGAGTAAGTAAGCTCCCAGGTCACAGACTTGGTTGGGCAGCGCCAGTCGTGTTGACGAGAGAATTTGTCTTTCAATTCTACGGTTGAATGGGTTAGCCGCCGTCTATAAAGTGATCGATGCGTAGTTCAAGAGCTGATGTTTACGAACTACGTGCACCACCACAGTGAAACAACTATCAAAGTTAGGAGAGCAATCCAATGCTGAGTTCACTCGGACGAGCAGAAGACAAGCACTTCACCACTGAGAACACAGTTGCCCCTGGCGGCTGGTGCTGCACCTGCTGCTGCTGGTGCAATAACAGCATCTTCTCATTCTGATGCTGTGTGGCTGGGTGGGGTGTAAAAACTCCACCCAGCCACTCTCCAGGGTCGAAGAGAGAGACGATGACATCCAAGACATTTGGAACATGCTGAAAGGACGTTGTTGATGCTTGAGGAACGGGTCATCAACCATTCGCTCCCATGGGCACCGGCTCACAACACAGGTGAACGTGCACGAGGTCTCGAAGAACTACTGACGGTATATAGCCCGTTCGGAGCAATCCGCAACGTGTTGACCTCATTTCGCTCGAGTGTGGGGCCGTACGGTTACCAGGGTTCAGCGACACCGATGTCGCTCGACCATCAGCTGCGTCGGATGCTGGGCATGTCCGGCATATCGGCTGGGTTGGATCGCGACATCTATGGCGGAGGCAAGGGACTGATCTTCGCAGATTCCGTAGCATCGTCCCTCGGAGAGGCAGTCGAGAGAATGCTCGGATCATTCTCGTCGCTGCAGACCGTGGACTCCCGCGATCGAATGACCGCATCCGCCGCGGAGATGCGAGCAGCCGGCCTTCACCATGTTGGCCCCGAGGACTATGACTCGTACTCCGATGAGCAGCTGGACTCCCCCGGATTCCTCTTCGAGAGATGGACGGATGAGACGAGGCTGGTCTGGCATCGCGGACAGAACCTTATCACTGGCGAAGCCCATTGGGTGCCCGCTCAGTTTGTGCACCTGTTCTACATCTCCTCACCGGAGGAGCTTCGCGTGGGCTCGTCGAGCTCCGGAGGGCTTGCCACCCATGTCTCGAGGGACAAGTCACTGGCGCATGGGCTGTTGGAAGTCGTTGAGCGCGATGGGCTGAACGTCGCGTGGTTCTCGAAGGTTCCGCTTTCCGTCGTCGACATCGACACCGACTTCGAGGATCCGCTCATCGACGAATGGCTCGACAGCGCGCGCAGGGTCGGGCTCGACATCACCTTCTACGTCCATCGCATGGACATGCCGGAGTTCTTCGTCGTCACAGCCGCTGGCATCGAGCCGGGGCTGAGCTCGGGTATGTACGTCTCAGGCGGCGGAGTCGGATTGCGACTCGAAGACGCCATCCGAAGCGCGCTGGCTGAGGTCGTGCAGGCCGAGCGCATGGCACGAAGCGCTCAGCTGACTCCTGACTGGGAGCTGACGATGGGTGTGGAGAAGCGATTCGGGATCGAACCGGATGCGGTGCCCTCCGACTTCACGAACTTCATTCAGGTCGTCGACTACTACGGATATCCGCAGAATCAGAGCAAGCTCGACTGGTTCTTCAGGAACCCTGATATGGCGCGCATCAAGCTGAGCGAGAACCAACCGCCGAAGTCACCGAACTCAGAACTGACCGACATCCTCGCTCTGTACGAGAAGCACGGTCTCACACCGATCGCCTTCGATCTGACCCCCAGTGACTTCGACCGGATCAAGACGACGAAGGTCTTCGTGCCCGAACTTGCCCCGGCATTCCCGCCGAACAATCCGCAGCTCGGCCATCGCCGATACCGTGACGTCCCGCAGAAGCTCGGCCTGGTCGATCGTCCATGGACGTTCGATGACATGCCGACCGACCCCCTTCCTTACCCATGATGAATACACATTCGACCTCACAGACGACCGAAACGACTTCCAAGAATCGTCGCTGGAACGCAGGAATCATCCTGATCCTCGTGGCCTTCACTCTCAAGCTCCCGCTCGTCGTGCTGACTGCGGTGTACCCGACCGGAGCAGGCGACATCGTGCCTGACTCAGGTGGAACTGTCGTCAGCGGACTGGGAAACGCCGCATTCCTCCTGTCTGCGGCAGTGCTCGTCTACTTGCGCAGGTGGGTGGGAATGGCTGTGGCAGCTGTGCTGATCATCGGTTCCACGATCGGTGGAATCCAGCTGCTGAACGACGGCTCCACAGTGTGGGGCGCTCTCCAACTCGCGACAAATGCGCTTGCGGCGATAGGCATCGTATGGGCGCTGGTCACGGGTGCGCTCCGCGGCTCTCGCTGGTAATCCGACCGACTTGTCACTGAACAGAGGAAATTCATGTTGAAAACAGAATCGCTGAGTCCGCAGGATCAGCTTGTTATCAATCCCGCCGTCTCGATCATCCGCGGCAGCGATGACGAGATCATGTCTCGATTCGGATCGCGGTCGCGCACGTCCTACCGCATCACGGACACGAATGGGCACGGAGTGCTCGCCGACTTCGTTCGAGCATTCGTGCGCCCAGCCGACCCTACTGAGGTCGCGGCACACTTCGGGATCAGCGATAACACACGAGACGAGTTCATTGAGAAGCTCACTGAGGGCTCCCTCCTCATCGCGCCGGAGCAAGCCCGGTACAGCCAGCTCATCAGTGGTATGCACATCACCCCAGACCGCGATGATCAGATCCTGACCGTCGTCGGCACGGGGCGCATCGCCGAATCCGTCGCCGCGAATCTCACCGATCTCACATCGTCTGAGATCGAGATCAGCCACGACGCCGAAGCAGCATTCGACGAGAGCGATTTCGTCGTCGTGTGCGCTGACCGGCTCGATCAGGCGTTCTTCTATGACGCTGACGAATACGCTCGGGCCTCTGAGACTCCGTGGCACCTGTCGTATCTCGATGGAGCCGAGATCGTCGTCGGTCCGACATTCGTCCCCGGCTCGACGACGAACTACT includes the following:
- a CDS encoding methylated-DNA--[protein]-cysteine S-methyltransferase, coding for MIDSPVGPIMLTSDGAHLTGLYLEVTDAVLARVAAASGTEPETNDDLTVFADTEAQLGEYFAGHRRGFDLPLAPHGTEFQRSVWQGLLEIPYGSTANYGELAEAVGRPKAARAVGAANGKNPISIIVPCHRVIGANGSLTGYAWGEDKKRRLLTLESHP
- a CDS encoding arsenic resistance protein, which produces MATSSKVIWWVAGLALGLVAGSVVPGVGPAAEWALTPCLIVLLFLTFLDLPFEGAVKAFGDLRFLAAVVGANFLVVPLVVAGLVTVVDLGDLVDFPEPMLLAVLVVLLCPCIDYVIVFTRAVDGRAEKLLALTPVLMIAQLLVLPVSIWAITGGRLSAALPVGPLVSALMLFIIIPLLAAIVVRLAARRSGRVQSGVDAASSLVDLVMTLTLLVIAASVAPLIGGSMSHLGGVVLVFVVFAVIMVGLGWVVARWMRLEAGSSRAVVLSAVTRNSLVVLPIVRAATGDGIGPAAVVAQTLVEVLFLLVLTRFLPKLIPDTAVSENR
- a CDS encoding DNA-3-methyladenine glycosylase 2 family protein; the protein is MLTTDQCYQAVTSRDRRFDGMFFTAVRTTGIFCRPSCPARTPRRENVDFFRSAAAAAEAGFRACRRCLPDASPNSPEWDTRGDVVARAVRLIRDGCIDRVGVDGLAAELGYSARQLGRLMREELGAGPLALARTERVRTARTLIESTALPMSEIAFASGFSSIRQFNDTVRDVYSANPRQLRGASASGAAASELVLRLAYRPPLDLDHLLDYLSVRAVPGVESVADGAYTRSMRLAHGPAVVTLSQGTGDYIDCRLRLADTRDLGSAAARSRRILDLDADPTAVSATLRAAGLAELVDRHPGIRSPGHSDPVELAVRTVFGQQISLAAAGTHLGRLVAGTGETLPAELYVNGVDSLFPSAEVIAELPDDQWALPQKRIATIRGLARALADGDIDLGAGCDREDASRTLLAVPGIGPWSLGYIRMRALGDPDVFLHTDLGVKKALAGLDLTDEVETLAERSSPWGSYLTHLLWAEHARTHTAERNDP
- a CDS encoding YggS family pyridoxal phosphate enzyme, whose product is MAENNGLTHDEQYSTAVTVEDFRDNLAEVERRISAAAQRAGRDRQEIELLPVSKTVPQERIRAAVAAGCHKLGENKVQEAHRKSEEMADLDIDWAVIGHLQSNKAKDVKMFASEFHALDRIKVARALDRRLESEGRSLDVYVQVNTSAEDSKFGMLPEEGADCVRVGQAIFGRRSLPDSDFWPENG
- a CDS encoding YcaO-like family protein, whose protein sequence is MSLDHQLRRMLGMSGISAGLDRDIYGGGKGLIFADSVASSLGEAVERMLGSFSSLQTVDSRDRMTASAAEMRAAGLHHVGPEDYDSYSDEQLDSPGFLFERWTDETRLVWHRGQNLITGEAHWVPAQFVHLFYISSPEELRVGSSSSGGLATHVSRDKSLAHGLLEVVERDGLNVAWFSKVPLSVVDIDTDFEDPLIDEWLDSARRVGLDITFYVHRMDMPEFFVVTAAGIEPGLSSGMYVSGGGVGLRLEDAIRSALAEVVQAERMARSAQLTPDWELTMGVEKRFGIEPDAVPSDFTNFIQVVDYYGYPQNQSKLDWFFRNPDMARIKLSENQPPKSPNSELTDILALYEKHGLTPIAFDLTPSDFDRIKTTKVFVPELAPAFPPNNPQLGHRRYRDVPQKLGLVDRPWTFDDMPTDPLPYP
- a CDS encoding ABC transporter permease, which encodes MAATENSLFVPSQQPRAASGAAILRTWFLQELLLLLRQPIAVFFSLAFPLVIYLFIGLPFAEQQVDEGVRYIDLIFPALLGTAVANLAVMGLPIYLSELRTRRSDIRYRTLPLPLIYFGTALVLSMLVLSILGLLVVSIVIGIAHGLLPTAANPFFWLLIFLMIGWLSCIGFFVGSLPFDARAIQGISAVLFFVMYFGSGAAVPITELPQVMQNILEWNPLKQWFEALGKIYTGQEIGTTLAAKLFIALPLSAAAIAGGLLLWRKRQV
- a CDS encoding ABC transporter ATP-binding protein — protein: MTFTDHPVGMLDSVTKRYGAKTAVDSVDLDVHAREVLVVVGPNGSGKTTSLEILSGLRSPDSGRARICGQLEPGGRDARLTTGVQLQESRLPSGIKAKEAIQAKTCLFKDPGPVDAVVDAMGLGPHMGRSVDKLSGGWQRRLDVAIACIGRPRLLILDEPTSGVDPDGRGEMWRFFREIRSAGTAIVTSTHDLAEAEAFADRMTVMSAGRVADTGTVAEILDHAGGDWRMRVDTPDARVERVVQASGLEVGRSPNSLSVFGPREEVKQLSRTLEDQYEQGEVRYRDLLTGAVRLEDVFATMVDTTKAERSDHGRD